One window of Mauremys mutica isolate MM-2020 ecotype Southern chromosome 20, ASM2049712v1, whole genome shotgun sequence genomic DNA carries:
- the KANK2 gene encoding KN motif and ankyrin repeat domain-containing protein 2 isoform X2: MAQVLHMESGFPGKPTPTSPTAFGAQEPQLPYSVETPYGYRLDLDFLKYVDDIEKGNTIRRVPVHRRPRYGSLPRGAGSWWTSTESLCSNASLDSRHSSYSYCAPGFYPQCGTGAFNARVEKTLLDARKKLEDQAGERAGPGGLGSLSGSTSSLVGGQPPGRLNGSQAGFTPLSSGLSTPVSPSPGHLQHVREQMAVALKKLRQLEEQVKIIPVLQVKISVLQEEKRQLSVQLKSQKFLGHPGGFGKGKGRSELYIEIPEEEGVPSPLGGSGGGTEGSAPLSPPPAAERREVRSVGVGTSEPGARRSVGVGVREEELAPEGQRQAALALAAKVAVLEKQLQQALRELQGAPPGTAGQEGRPGWQQQEVPVKADTVKVIQVQREPEIAASTATGVAHRPQRAQSLEAKEPYASLRALTLGEPPQAVVVETAFPVHAAAPHAGPVHGVKKISIAAEPGGGETGPGGGASPASAQGGLRSGTKRQEEAPELAGKKRLQFVGVNGGYESTSSGSSTAENSSDNESTESEYHEASEGPPAGQTETPRPPVPAPQRVPAESNTVTAGEPPGAAPGHDTGTGLSLELLAACETLQKYLESPDMLMDKEMRAAYTLVLQDWLQLSCHREAAPEAVGGRLAAYRALSPRLLEFVLNMADGNGNTALHYSVSHSNFPVVQRLLETGLCNVDKQNKAGYTAIMLTALAATRADDDMATIRQLLQLGDVNAKASQAGQTALMLAVSHGRQDMVRALLACAADVNLQDADGSTALMCACEHGHAEIARLLLATPTCHVGLADHDGSTALSIALEAGQNDIAVMLYAHMNFAKPPSPGTPKPPKAEAAAAVLPTEAQ, translated from the exons ATGGCGCAGGTGCTGCACATGGAGTCCGGCTTCCCCG GGAAGCCCACCCCGACCTCCCCCACCGCCTTCGGGGCCCAGGAGCCGCAGCTGCCCTACTCGGTGGAGACGCCCTACGGCTACCGCCTCGACCTGGACTTCCTGAAGTACGTGGACGACATCGAGAAAGGCAACACCATCCGGCGGGTCCCGGTGCACCGGCGGCCCCGCTACGGCTCCCTGCCCCGCGGCGCCGGCTCCTGGTGGACGTCCACCGAGTCGCTCTGCTCCAACGCCAGCCTGGACAGCCGCCACTCCTCCTACTCCTACTGCGCCCCCGGCTTCTACCCCCAGTGCGGGACGGGCGCCTTCAACGCCCGCGTGGAGAAGACCCTGCTGGACGCCCGCAAGAAGCTGGAGGACCAGGCGGGcgagcgggccgggccggggggcttgGGCAGCCTCTCGGGCTCCACCAGCTCCCTGGTGGGCGGGCAGCCCCCGGGCAGGCTGAACGGCTCGCAGGCCGGCTTCACCCCGCTGAGCTCAGGGCTGTCCACGCCCGTGTCCCCCAGCCCCGGGCACCTGCAGCACGTGCGGGAGCAGATGGCCGTGGCCCTGAAGAAGCTGCGGcagctggaggagcaggtgaagaTCATCCCGGTGCTGCAGGTGAAGATCTCGGTGCTGCAGGAGGAGAAGCGGCAGCTCAGCGTCCAGCTGAAGAGCCAGAAATTCCTGGGCCACCCGGGCGGGTTTGGGAAGGGCAAAGGCAGGAGCGAGCTCTACATCGAGATCCCGGAGGAGGAGGGGGTCCCCTCGCcgctggggggctcggggggtggCACGGAGGGCTCGgcccccctgagccccccgccgGCGGCGGAGCGGCGGGAGGTGAGGTCGGTGGGGGTGGGGACGTCGGAGCCGGGGGCCAGGCGgagcgtgggggtgggggtgcgcgAGGAGGAGCTGGCACCGGAGGGGCAGCGCCAGGCTGCCCTCGCCCTGGCGGCCAAGGTGGCCGTgctggagaagcagctgcagcaggcgctccgggagctgcagggggccccgcCGGGCACGGCCGGGCAGGAGGGACgccccggctggcagcagcaggaggtgccCGTCAAGGCGGACACGGTCAAGGTGATCCAGGTGCAGCGGGAGCCGGAGATCGCCGCCAGCACCGCCACGGGCGTGGCCCACCGGCCGCAGCGGGCGCAGAGCCTGGAGGCCAAGGAGCCGTACGCCAGCCTGCGGGCCCTGACGCTGGGGGAGCCGCCCCAGGCCGTGGTGGTGGAGACGGCCTTCCCCGTCCACGCCGCCGCGCCCCACGCCGGCCCCGTCCACGGCGTCAAGAAGATCAGCATCGCGGCCGAGCCCGGCGGGGGGGAGACGGGCCCCGGGGGCGGAGCCTCGCCAG CCTCGGCTCAGGGGGGCCTCAGATCTGGCACGAAGAGGCAGGAGGAGGCCCCGGAGCTGGCGGGCAAGAAACGTCTCCAGTTTGTGGGTGTGAACGGCGG GTACGAGTCCACCTCCTCGGGCTCCAGCACGGCCGAGAACTCCTCTGACAACGAGAGCACGGAGAGCGAATACCATGAGGCCAGCGAGGGGCCCCCTGCGGGGCAGACGGAGACCCCCAGGCCCCCGGTGCCGGCCCCCCAGAGAGTCCCTGCAGAGAGCAACACAGTGACGGCAGGGGAACCCCCCGGAGCAGCACCAGGACACGACACTGG GACAGGACTCAGCCTGGAGCTGTTAGCGGCCTGTGAAACCCTGCAGAAGTACCTGGAGAGCCCGGACATGCTCATGGACAAGGAGATG agGGCCGCCTACACCCTGGTGCTGCAGGACTGGCTGCAGCTGTCGTGCCACAGGGAGGCCGCCCCCGAGGCCGTGGGGGGGCGCCTGGCCGCGTACCGCGCCCTCTCGCCCCGCCTGCTGGAGTTCGTCCTCAACATGGCGGACGGGAACGGGAACACGGCGCTGCACTACAGCGTCTCGCACTCCAACTTCCCCGTGGTCCAGCGCCTCCTGGAGACCG GCCTGTGCAACGTGGACAAGCAGAACAAAGCGGGCTACACGGCCATCATGCTGACGGCGCTGGCCGCCACCCGCGCCGACGACGACATGGCCACCATCcggcagctgctgcagctgggggacgTCAACGCCAAAGCCAGCCAG GCGGGGCAGACGGCGCTGATGCTGGCCGTCAGCCACGGGCGTCAGGACATGGTGCGGGCTCTGCTGGCCTGCGCGGCCGACGTGAACCTGCAGGATGCCGACGGCTCGACGGCCCTGATGTGCGCCTGCGAACATGGCCACGCCGAGATCGCCCGCCTGCTGCTGGCCACGCCCACCTGCCACGTGGGCCTGGCCGACCAC GACGGCAGCACGGCCCTGTCCATCGCGCTGGAGGCCGGGCAGAACGACATTGCCGTCATGCTGTACGCCCACATGAACTTCGCCAAGCCGCCGTCCCCG GGGACCCCAAAGCCGCCGAAAGCCGAGGCCGCAGCAGCCGTCCTGCCCACCGAGGCTCAGTAG
- the KANK2 gene encoding KN motif and ankyrin repeat domain-containing protein 2 isoform X1, with protein sequence MAQVLHMESGFPGKPTPTSPTAFGAQEPQLPYSVETPYGYRLDLDFLKYVDDIEKGNTIRRVPVHRRPRYGSLPRGAGSWWTSTESLCSNASLDSRHSSYSYCAPGFYPQCGTGAFNARVEKTLLDARKKLEDQAGERAGPGGLGSLSGSTSSLVGGQPPGRLNGSQAGFTPLSSGLSTPVSPSPGHLQHVREQMAVALKKLRQLEEQVKIIPVLQVKISVLQEEKRQLSVQLKSQKFLGHPGGFGKGKGRSELYIEIPEEEGVPSPLGGSGGGTEGSAPLSPPPAAERREVRSVGVGTSEPGARRSVGVGVREEELAPEGQRQAALALAAKVAVLEKQLQQALRELQGAPPGTAGQEGRPGWQQQEVPVKADTVKVIQVQREPEIAASTATGVAHRPQRAQSLEAKEPYASLRALTLGEPPQAVVVETAFPVHAAAPHAGPVHGVKKISIAAEPGGGETGPGGGASPASAQGGLRSGTKRQEEAPELAGKKRLQFVGVNGGYESTSSGSSTAENSSDNESTESEYHEASEGPPAGQTETPRPPVPAPQRVPAESNTVTAGEPPGAAPGHDTGTGLSLELLAACETLQKYLESPDMLMDKEMAAGDTPLPISPQRAAYTLVLQDWLQLSCHREAAPEAVGGRLAAYRALSPRLLEFVLNMADGNGNTALHYSVSHSNFPVVQRLLETGLCNVDKQNKAGYTAIMLTALAATRADDDMATIRQLLQLGDVNAKASQAGQTALMLAVSHGRQDMVRALLACAADVNLQDADGSTALMCACEHGHAEIARLLLATPTCHVGLADHDGSTALSIALEAGQNDIAVMLYAHMNFAKPPSPGTPKPPKAEAAAAVLPTEAQ encoded by the exons ATGGCGCAGGTGCTGCACATGGAGTCCGGCTTCCCCG GGAAGCCCACCCCGACCTCCCCCACCGCCTTCGGGGCCCAGGAGCCGCAGCTGCCCTACTCGGTGGAGACGCCCTACGGCTACCGCCTCGACCTGGACTTCCTGAAGTACGTGGACGACATCGAGAAAGGCAACACCATCCGGCGGGTCCCGGTGCACCGGCGGCCCCGCTACGGCTCCCTGCCCCGCGGCGCCGGCTCCTGGTGGACGTCCACCGAGTCGCTCTGCTCCAACGCCAGCCTGGACAGCCGCCACTCCTCCTACTCCTACTGCGCCCCCGGCTTCTACCCCCAGTGCGGGACGGGCGCCTTCAACGCCCGCGTGGAGAAGACCCTGCTGGACGCCCGCAAGAAGCTGGAGGACCAGGCGGGcgagcgggccgggccggggggcttgGGCAGCCTCTCGGGCTCCACCAGCTCCCTGGTGGGCGGGCAGCCCCCGGGCAGGCTGAACGGCTCGCAGGCCGGCTTCACCCCGCTGAGCTCAGGGCTGTCCACGCCCGTGTCCCCCAGCCCCGGGCACCTGCAGCACGTGCGGGAGCAGATGGCCGTGGCCCTGAAGAAGCTGCGGcagctggaggagcaggtgaagaTCATCCCGGTGCTGCAGGTGAAGATCTCGGTGCTGCAGGAGGAGAAGCGGCAGCTCAGCGTCCAGCTGAAGAGCCAGAAATTCCTGGGCCACCCGGGCGGGTTTGGGAAGGGCAAAGGCAGGAGCGAGCTCTACATCGAGATCCCGGAGGAGGAGGGGGTCCCCTCGCcgctggggggctcggggggtggCACGGAGGGCTCGgcccccctgagccccccgccgGCGGCGGAGCGGCGGGAGGTGAGGTCGGTGGGGGTGGGGACGTCGGAGCCGGGGGCCAGGCGgagcgtgggggtgggggtgcgcgAGGAGGAGCTGGCACCGGAGGGGCAGCGCCAGGCTGCCCTCGCCCTGGCGGCCAAGGTGGCCGTgctggagaagcagctgcagcaggcgctccgggagctgcagggggccccgcCGGGCACGGCCGGGCAGGAGGGACgccccggctggcagcagcaggaggtgccCGTCAAGGCGGACACGGTCAAGGTGATCCAGGTGCAGCGGGAGCCGGAGATCGCCGCCAGCACCGCCACGGGCGTGGCCCACCGGCCGCAGCGGGCGCAGAGCCTGGAGGCCAAGGAGCCGTACGCCAGCCTGCGGGCCCTGACGCTGGGGGAGCCGCCCCAGGCCGTGGTGGTGGAGACGGCCTTCCCCGTCCACGCCGCCGCGCCCCACGCCGGCCCCGTCCACGGCGTCAAGAAGATCAGCATCGCGGCCGAGCCCGGCGGGGGGGAGACGGGCCCCGGGGGCGGAGCCTCGCCAG CCTCGGCTCAGGGGGGCCTCAGATCTGGCACGAAGAGGCAGGAGGAGGCCCCGGAGCTGGCGGGCAAGAAACGTCTCCAGTTTGTGGGTGTGAACGGCGG GTACGAGTCCACCTCCTCGGGCTCCAGCACGGCCGAGAACTCCTCTGACAACGAGAGCACGGAGAGCGAATACCATGAGGCCAGCGAGGGGCCCCCTGCGGGGCAGACGGAGACCCCCAGGCCCCCGGTGCCGGCCCCCCAGAGAGTCCCTGCAGAGAGCAACACAGTGACGGCAGGGGAACCCCCCGGAGCAGCACCAGGACACGACACTGG GACAGGACTCAGCCTGGAGCTGTTAGCGGCCTGTGAAACCCTGCAGAAGTACCTGGAGAGCCCGGACATGCTCATGGACAAGGAGATG GCCGCAGGCgacacccctctccccatctccccccagagGGCCGCCTACACCCTGGTGCTGCAGGACTGGCTGCAGCTGTCGTGCCACAGGGAGGCCGCCCCCGAGGCCGTGGGGGGGCGCCTGGCCGCGTACCGCGCCCTCTCGCCCCGCCTGCTGGAGTTCGTCCTCAACATGGCGGACGGGAACGGGAACACGGCGCTGCACTACAGCGTCTCGCACTCCAACTTCCCCGTGGTCCAGCGCCTCCTGGAGACCG GCCTGTGCAACGTGGACAAGCAGAACAAAGCGGGCTACACGGCCATCATGCTGACGGCGCTGGCCGCCACCCGCGCCGACGACGACATGGCCACCATCcggcagctgctgcagctgggggacgTCAACGCCAAAGCCAGCCAG GCGGGGCAGACGGCGCTGATGCTGGCCGTCAGCCACGGGCGTCAGGACATGGTGCGGGCTCTGCTGGCCTGCGCGGCCGACGTGAACCTGCAGGATGCCGACGGCTCGACGGCCCTGATGTGCGCCTGCGAACATGGCCACGCCGAGATCGCCCGCCTGCTGCTGGCCACGCCCACCTGCCACGTGGGCCTGGCCGACCAC GACGGCAGCACGGCCCTGTCCATCGCGCTGGAGGCCGGGCAGAACGACATTGCCGTCATGCTGTACGCCCACATGAACTTCGCCAAGCCGCCGTCCCCG GGGACCCCAAAGCCGCCGAAAGCCGAGGCCGCAGCAGCCGTCCTGCCCACCGAGGCTCAGTAG